One Capricornis sumatraensis isolate serow.1 chromosome 8, serow.2, whole genome shotgun sequence genomic region harbors:
- the BTBD17 gene encoding BTB/POZ domain-containing protein 17 has protein sequence MCRLGSAKPGSWASFWAMLTLVGLVTHAAQKTDVGGESAGTSINHSQMLLQRLQELLRQGNASDVVLRVQAMGTDEVRVFHAHRLLLGLHSEQFRELLSNQSEVVLQESRDCAAVFDKFIRYLYCGELTVLLAQAIPLHQLATKYRVAALQRGVADYMRAHLAGGAGPAVGWYHYAVSTGDEALRQSCLQFLAWNLSAVAGSTEWGAVSPELLAHLLPRSDLVLQDELELFQALEAWLGRARPPPAVAERALRAIRYPMIPPAQLFQLQARSAALARHGPAVADLLLQAYQFHAASPLHYAKFFDINGSAFLPRNYLAPAWGTPWVINNPARDDRSTSFQTQLGPSGHDSGRRVTWNVLFSPRWLPVSLRPVYADATGTALPLARPEDGRPRLVVTPASSGGDAAGVSFQKTVLVGARHHGRLLVRHAYSFHQSSEEAGDFLAHADLQRRNSEYLVENALHLHLIVKPVYHTLIRTPK, from the exons CTCAGAAAACTGATGTCGGTGGGGAGTCAGCAGGCACCTCCATCAACCACTCCCAGATGCTGCTCCAGCGCCTGCAGGAACTGCTGCGGCAGGGCAATGCCAGCGATGTGGTGCTGCGGGTGCAGGCCATGGGCACCGACGAGGTCCGAGTCTTCCATGCCCACCGCCTGCTGCTGGGACTGCACAGTGAGCAGTTCCGGGAGCTGCTGAGTAATCAGAGCGAGGTGGTGTTGCAGGAGTCCCGGGACTGTGCTGCCGTCTTTGACAAGTTCATCAG GTACCTCTACTGCGGTGAGCTGACCGTGCTGCTGGCGCAGGCCATCCCCCTGCACCAGCTGGCCACCAAGTATCGCGTGGCCGCCTTGCAGCGGGGCGTGGCCGACTACATGCGCGCGCACCTGGCGGGCGGCGCGGGCCCGGCGGTGGGCTGGTACCACTACGCAGTGAGCACCGGGGACGAGGCCCTGCGCCAGAGCTGCCTGCAGTTCCTGGCCTGGAACCTGTCGGCCGTGGCGGGGAGCACCGAGTGGGGCGCCGTGAGCCCCGAGCTGCTGGCGCACCTGCTGCCGCGCTCGGACCTCGTGCTGCAGGATGAGCTGGAGCTCTTCCAGGCGCTGGAGGCCTGGCTGGGCCGCGCGCGGCCGCCACCGGCCGTGGCCGAGCGCGCGCTGCGCGCCATCCGTTATCCCATGATTCCTCCGGCGCAGCTGTTCCAGCTGCAGGCGCGCTCGGCCGCCCTGGCACGCCATGGCCCGGCGGTGGCCGACCTGCTCCTTCAGGCCTACCAGTTCCACGCCGCCTCGCCGCTGCACTATGCCAAGTTTTTCGACATCAATGGCAGCGCCTTCCTGCCCCGCAACTACCTCGCGCCCGCCTGGGGCACCCCATGGGTCATCAACAACCCAGCCCGCGACGATCGCAGCACCAGCTTCCAGACGCAGCTGGGCCCAAGCGGCCACGACTCGGGCCGCCGGGTCACCTGGAACGTGCTCTTCTCGCCACGCTGGCTGCCGGTAAGCTTACGGCCCGTCTACGCGGACGCCACGGGCACCGCGCTGCCCCTCGCACGCCCCGAGGACGGCCGGCCGCGGCTGGTGGTCACGCCGGCCAGCAGCGGCGGTGACGCGGCGGGCGTGAGCTTCCAGAAGACCGTACTGGTGGGGGCGCGCCACCACGGCCGCCTGCTGGTCCGCCATGCATACAGCTTCCACCAGAGCAGCGAGGAGGCCGGCGACTTCCTAGCGCACGCCGACCTGCAGCGGCGCAACTCAGAGTACCTGGTGGAGAACGCCCTGCATCTCCACCTCATTGTCAAGCCCGTCTATCACACCCTCATCCGGACCCCCAAGTAG